A genomic stretch from Leishmania infantum JPCM5 genome chromosome 23 includes:
- a CDS encoding permease-like protein: MSIEVPVKKSEDSDDRTGFFETLKLSWIYTVADVRRRPRNIIIGIAAVMLLVFFSAVVLIGIWKTPYILLRLAELTVGEMDVILYGGGATLLLNYTKLNQSFVKSPVVAGAAPRWIARASLTSEATYRASMHHAAGTRTRDRVTAANILLINSELEQLAGIGRGWPYREIGFDEAQIFFSAANYIGVSGNKGERVHLSINASSLSNAIGIDTLSFNITRPKKVTDPISFYLAAFFMLNNITEDSIPLFDVVSLSMAATMADAVETTAGKYASALGNAVIMDCRQFLNVLVDQSCLLGPQSISPSEGYYFPTTAELFNITLPSTNSLDIQDYAMMVVVMLEGRYDMYYADTKLRGAMLTEKSNKLMEAVGLSFEGTLQFPVDTTIQTLDTFRTLMTAACVTVVVGIVVLGSILMFTLLQINAEERQFELAMIRAQGMSRTQIIGILVMQTLAFTVPGTAFGVLLACATNAILERMLANFTKAPTRLGDVPIVAITIGILMGLLLPLVATYSPVKRALSSSLRDALDIYRQVYNEAHVKAIRLEEMGLRMWQIFLGIFLVFAGFLVYYLMPLSFIFSNMMMFFILLDFVLICMIAGLCMMTYVVQGPAEVFVLYLLLWGRETRLWTLIRKNLRSHRDRNSKAYVMFLLSVACLVASGMMFSMMSTISSQLAELTTGAPVTVTSKSFWNPLDQASLDAFMRGEGSLYATQWAYTSFALREYPQIASRTQVGNLIGNFRTIGVRAVTEFFMDATYPEFNMVDSYRSGYKYPMNTFHQRDVIRSMYEHPPHRNVSKKQGIIVNGFPYGVKIPNVTAKESQVIPMIISSAAQDEIGLDVNSAAQLRFDYFLNDSAQTMSTVFFLEPRALMDRISGFLAVSSLPILFTQGTILVPTKYFQSLLNPAVLDFDAEQMISITNHSVLEVRQAVLYVQLRSNVTKREREIFVNALQTHTDTLYHAIVDTEATVEQLRSVQNLIMGFFYFTSVICITLCAFMMWTTFISNVQLNAWTFGVLRALGFRTAQLMRCAVYESLCIVISAFALGLVVGVAVGVTMAIELCQIMVIPFHFSFPYALVIVVFGMALAAAVVGSIAPLLSLRKKPISFVLRGI, from the coding sequence ATGAGCATCGAAGTACCCGTGAAGAAATCCGAGGATTCGGATGACCGCACCGGCTTCTTCGAAACACTGAAGCTGAGCTGGATCTACACAGTCGCCGATGTCCGGCGCCGACCGCGTAATATCATCATCGGCATCGCCGCAGTGATGCTGCTCGTCTTCTTCTCTGCTGTTGTCCTCATTGGCATCTGGAAGACCCCATATATCTTGCTACGCCTGGCGGAACTAACAGTGGGTGAAATGGACGTCATTCtctacggcggcggcgcgacgctgctgctcaacTACACGAAGCTGAACCAGAGCTTCGTCAAATCGCCGgtcgtcgctggcgctgcgccgcgctggaTCGCTCGAGCCAGCCTCACCTCCGAGGCGACCTATCGCGCAAGCATGCACCACGCCGCTGGTACACGTACTAGGGACCGCGTCACGGCGGCCAACATCCTGCTCATCAACTCCGAGCTGGAGCAACTGGCCGGCATTGGACGCGGGTGGCCGTACCGAGAGATCGGCTTTGACGAGGCCCAAATCTTCTTCTCAGCTGCAAACTACATCGGCGTCTCCGGCAACAAGGGCGAGCGCGTTCATCTTAGCATCAACGCGTCGTCTCTCAGCAACGCCATTGGCATCGACACCCTGTCCTTCAACATCACACGCCCCAAAAAGGTGACGGACCCCATCTCCTTCTACCTAGCGGCCTTCTTCATGCTCAACAACATCACCGAGGACTCGATACCGTTGTTCGACGTCGTATCGCTGAGCATGGCAGCGACCATGGCGGACGCGGTGGAGACGACGGCTGGCAAGTACGCGAGCGCGCTAGGCAACGCCGTCATCATGGACTGCCGGCAATTCTTGAACGTGCTGGTGGATCAGAGCTGCCTGCTTGGGCCGCAGAGTATCAGCCCGTCAGAGGGCTACTACTTCCCGACCACTGCTGAGCTGTTCAACATCACACTCCCGTCAACGAACTCCTTAGACATCCAGGACTATgcgatgatggtggtggtgatgctggAGGGGCGATACGACATGTACTATGCCGACACAAAGCTGCGCGGGGCAATGTTGACGGAGAAGAGCAACAAACTGATGGAAGCCGTCGGCCTCAGCTTCGAAGGCACCTTGCAGTTTCCGGTGGACACAACAATCCAGACACTTGATACGTTCCGCACGTTGATGACGGCGGCCTGCGTGACGGTGGTCGTCGGCATCGTTGTACTCGGGTCCATCCTTATGTTCACACTGCTTCAGATCAACGCTGAGGAGCGGCAGTTCGAGCTGGCCATGATTCGCGCGCAGGGTATGTCGCGCACGCAGATTATCGGTATTCTGGTTATGCAGACACTCGCCTTCACCGTGCCTGGCACAGCGTTCGGCGTGCTACTCGCGTGTGCGACGAATGCGATACTCGAGCGGATGCTGGCGAACTTCACCAAGGCGCCCACCCGCTTGGGCGACGTGCCGATCGTTGCGATAACGATTGGCATTCTGATgggtctgctgctgccgctggtggccaCTTACAGCCCGGTTAAGAGggcgctgagcagcagccTGCGTGACGCGTTGGACATCTACCGCCAGGTGTACAACGAGGCGCACGTGAAGGCGATTCGGCTAGAGGAGATGGGCCTGCGCATGTGGCAGATCTTCCTCGGCATCTTCCTGGTCTTCGCGGGCTTCCTGGTGTACTACCTCATGCCGCTGAGCTTCATCTTTTCCAACATGATGATGTTCTTCATCCTGCTCGACTTTGTGCTTATCTGCATGATTGCCGGGCTGTGCATGATGACGTACGTCGTCCAGGGGCCGGCGGAGGTGTTTGTGCTGTATCTGCTTCTGTGGGGCCGCGAGACACGACTATGGACGCTTATCCGCAAGAACTTGCGAAGTCACCGCGACCGCAACTCCAAGGCGTACGTGATGTTCTTACTAAGCGTGGCGTGCCTCGTTGCATCCGGCATGATGTTCAGCATGATGTCCACCATCTCCTCTCAGTTGGCGGAGCTGACGACCGGTGCGCCGGTGACAGTGACTTCGAAATCGTTCTGGAACCCCCTCGACCAGGCAAGCCTCGACGCGTTCATGCGTGGTGAAGGAAGCCTCTACGCCACGCAGTGGGCCTACACCTCCTTCGCGCTCCGCGAGTACCCGCAGATCGCCAGCAGGACACAGGTCGGCAACCTCATCGGCAACTTCCGCACCATCGGCGTGCGGGCGGTGACGGAGTTCTTCATGGACGCCACCTACCCGGAATTCAACATGGTGGATAGCTACCGCAGCGGCTACAAGTACCCGATGAACACCTTCCACCAGCGCGACGTTATCCGCAGCATGTACGAGCACCCGCCGCATCGCAACGTGAGCAAGAAGCAGGGCATCATCGTCAATGGGTTCCCCTACGGTGTCAAGATTCCGAACGTGACGGCGAAGGAGTCGCAGGTGATTCCAATGATcatctcctctgccgcccaGGACGAGATTGGGCTGGACGTGAACTCCGCGGCTCAGCTGCGCTTCGACTACTTTCTGAACGACAGTGCCCAAACCATGTCCACCGTCTTCTTCCTCGAGCCGCGGGCCCTCATGGACCGCATCTCCGGCTTCCTCGCGGTCTCCTCGCTGCCCATCCTCTTCACTCAAGGCACCATTCTGGTGCCGACCAAGTACTTCCAGAGCCTGCTCAACCCGGCGGTACTCGACTTCGACGCGGAGCAGATGATCTCGATCACCAACCACTCCGTCCTGGAGGTGCGGCAGGCAGTGCTGTATGTGCAGCTCCGCAGCAATGTCACGAAGCGCGAGCGTGAGATCTTTGTGAACGCGCTCCAGACGCACACCGATACTCTCTACCACGCCATCGTTGACACCGAGGCCACCGTGGAGCAGCTCCGCTCGGTGCAGAACCTGATCATGGGCTTCTTTTACTTCACCTCGGTCATCTGCATCACGCTTTGCGCTTTCATGATGTGGACCACGTTCATCTCTAACGTGCAGCTCAATGCGTGGACCTTTGGTGTGTTGCGCGCGCTCGGTTTCCGCACCGCGCAGctgatgcgctgcgccgtctaCGAGTCCCTCTGTATTGTCATCTCCGCATTTGCATTGGGGCTGGTGGTGGGCGTTGCGGTTGGCGTGACGATGGCCATTGAACTGTGCCAGATCATGGTCATTCCGTTCCATTTTAGCTTCCCTTACGCGCTAGTGATCGTTGTGTTCGGCATGGCGCTCGCGGCCGCCGTTGTTGGCTCCATCGCACCACTTCTGAGTCTGCGCAAAAAGCCGATCTCCTTTGTCCTGCGCGGCATCTAG